From Caballeronia insecticola, a single genomic window includes:
- a CDS encoding DUF3311 domain-containing protein: MAHEAATGTGQPRNKHWLWLLILPWIGVVWVPFYNKIEPVLWGFPYFYWYQLLWVLISAVITAIVYKKTKALPSGRKNNNQGGAR, translated from the coding sequence ATGGCTCACGAAGCTGCGACCGGCACCGGACAACCGCGCAACAAGCACTGGCTTTGGCTTTTGATCCTTCCCTGGATCGGTGTGGTATGGGTGCCGTTTTACAACAAGATCGAGCCCGTTTTGTGGGGCTTTCCGTACTTCTACTGGTATCAGCTTCTGTGGGTGCTGATCAGCGCGGTCATCACGGCCATCGTCTACAAGAAGACCAAAGCGCTGCCCTCGGGCCGCAAAAATAATAATCAAGGAGGTGCGCGATGA
- the mctP gene encoding monocarboxylate uptake permease MctP, producing MNGTATFVFVLFFVGVTILGFIAAHWRKGDLAQLDEWGLGGRRFGTIVTWFLLGGDLYTAYTFVAVPALVFGAGATGFFALPYTILIYPFAFVVFPKLWSIAKRHGYVTAADFVHARYNSRMLALAVALTGIVATMPYIALQLVGIEVVIGALGFSTQGFVGDLPLIIAFAILAAYTYTSGLRAPAMIAVVKDVLIYITIIAAMIVIPAQLGGFGHIFSVVPPEKLLLKAPDAASLNGYSAYATLAVGSALALFLYPHSVTAILSSNSGNTIRRNMALLPAYSLVLGLLALLGYMALASGVKDMPEFASYFKAYGANFAVPALFLHYFPSWFVGVAFAAIGIGALVPAAIMSIAAANLYTRNVHREFVNKSMTPEQETNVAKLVSLIVKVGAVVFILALPLTYAIQLQLLGGIWIIQTLPALVLGLYTRVLDHRGLLIGWAVGIGVGTWMAVSLQLKGSIYPLHLFGYVVPGYAAVWALIANLIVAVAVSLLVRVLGLKRSDDRTRPEDYLDIVEG from the coding sequence ATGAACGGCACCGCAACCTTCGTCTTCGTTCTCTTCTTCGTCGGCGTCACGATTCTCGGCTTCATCGCCGCGCACTGGCGTAAAGGCGATCTCGCACAACTCGACGAATGGGGCCTGGGCGGCCGCCGCTTCGGCACCATCGTCACGTGGTTCCTGCTCGGCGGCGATCTCTACACCGCGTACACGTTCGTCGCCGTTCCGGCGCTCGTGTTCGGCGCGGGCGCGACCGGCTTCTTCGCGTTGCCGTACACCATCCTCATCTATCCGTTCGCGTTCGTCGTGTTTCCGAAGCTGTGGAGCATCGCGAAGCGTCACGGTTACGTGACCGCCGCCGACTTCGTGCACGCGCGCTACAACAGCCGCATGCTGGCGCTCGCCGTCGCGTTGACGGGCATCGTCGCGACCATGCCGTATATCGCGCTGCAACTGGTCGGCATCGAAGTGGTGATCGGCGCGCTCGGTTTCTCGACGCAAGGCTTCGTCGGCGATTTGCCGCTCATCATCGCGTTCGCGATTCTCGCCGCCTACACGTACACGTCGGGCCTGCGCGCGCCGGCGATGATCGCCGTGGTGAAGGACGTGCTGATCTACATCACCATCATCGCCGCGATGATCGTGATTCCGGCGCAGCTCGGCGGCTTCGGCCATATCTTCAGCGTCGTGCCGCCTGAAAAGCTGCTGCTGAAAGCGCCGGATGCAGCGAGCCTGAACGGCTACAGCGCCTACGCGACGCTCGCGGTGGGTTCGGCGCTCGCGCTGTTCCTGTATCCGCACTCGGTGACGGCGATTCTCTCGTCGAATTCGGGCAACACGATCCGCCGCAACATGGCGCTGCTGCCGGCGTATTCGCTCGTGCTCGGCCTGCTCGCGCTGCTCGGCTACATGGCGCTCGCCTCGGGCGTGAAGGACATGCCGGAATTCGCGTCGTACTTCAAGGCCTACGGCGCGAACTTCGCCGTGCCGGCGCTGTTCCTGCACTACTTCCCGTCGTGGTTCGTGGGCGTGGCGTTCGCGGCTATCGGCATCGGCGCGCTGGTGCCGGCGGCGATCATGTCGATCGCGGCGGCGAACCTCTACACGCGCAACGTGCATCGCGAGTTCGTCAACAAGTCGATGACGCCGGAGCAGGAGACCAACGTCGCCAAGCTCGTGTCGCTGATCGTGAAGGTCGGCGCGGTGGTCTTCATTCTCGCGCTGCCGCTCACGTACGCCATTCAGCTGCAACTGCTCGGCGGCATCTGGATCATCCAGACACTGCCCGCGCTCGTGCTCGGCCTCTATACGCGCGTGCTCGATCATCGCGGCCTCCTGATCGGCTGGGCGGTGGGCATCGGCGTCGGAACGTGGATGGCCGTGTCGCTGCAATTGAAGGGCTCGATCTATCCGCTGCATCTGTTCGGCTATGTCGTGCCGGGCTACGCGGCGGTGTGGGCGCTGATCGCCAACCTGATCGTCGCGGTGGCCGTGAGTCTGCTCGTGCGCGTGCTGGGGCTGAAGCGCTCGGACGACCGTACGCGTCCGGAAGACTATCTGGACATCGTGGAAGGCTGA
- a CDS encoding FUSC family protein has protein sequence MLSPTSTSPRRGHLARILHWIASPYFRYRHANAIHAVRVALAMATSFIVTTGVDVPHGPWASVSVLVVVGGLQHYGNIRKKATERAVGTMLGALFGLFLILVTTFSGSQMLFFVLMCLIAGGCAYYAIGKAGYVALLTAITMVIVSGHGDLPLSTGLWRTANVLIGVVIALGFSFVLPQYATYSWRYRLADNLRECARFYGALLDGTPLIAEETARRFFAMSQRLVQARALMESVAKETDVPLAQLEEIQRLHRSILAALEMLITSMPEVAAGGSRFAIACSPREYAVRQQLLQMARALRFGRVGLLYRAVDTSAFVSHACDGEDENDRATQGMHWLAMRFVEQVDRLRLRLSEIERQWNIEGARPLND, from the coding sequence ATGCTTTCTCCGACATCGACGTCACCCCGGCGCGGCCATCTCGCGCGCATCCTGCACTGGATTGCGTCGCCGTACTTCCGCTACCGGCATGCAAACGCGATCCACGCGGTGCGCGTCGCGCTCGCCATGGCGACGTCGTTCATCGTCACGACAGGCGTCGACGTGCCGCACGGCCCGTGGGCATCGGTGTCGGTGCTGGTCGTGGTGGGCGGGCTGCAGCATTACGGCAATATCCGCAAGAAGGCGACCGAGCGCGCGGTCGGCACCATGCTCGGCGCGCTCTTCGGGCTCTTCCTGATTCTCGTGACGACGTTCTCCGGCTCGCAGATGCTGTTTTTCGTCCTGATGTGCCTGATCGCCGGCGGCTGCGCGTATTACGCGATCGGCAAGGCGGGCTACGTCGCGCTGCTCACCGCGATCACGATGGTCATCGTCTCCGGCCACGGCGACCTGCCGCTTTCCACCGGCTTGTGGCGCACGGCGAATGTGCTGATCGGCGTGGTGATCGCGCTCGGGTTCTCGTTCGTGCTGCCGCAATACGCGACGTATTCGTGGCGCTACCGGCTCGCGGACAATCTGCGCGAATGCGCGAGGTTCTACGGCGCCTTGCTCGACGGCACGCCGCTCATCGCGGAAGAAACCGCCCGGCGTTTCTTCGCGATGAGCCAGCGGCTCGTGCAGGCGCGCGCGTTGATGGAATCGGTCGCGAAGGAGACGGACGTGCCGCTCGCGCAACTCGAAGAAATCCAGCGCCTGCACCGCTCGATTCTCGCGGCGCTCGAAATGCTGATCACGTCGATGCCGGAAGTCGCGGCGGGCGGCAGCCGCTTTGCGATTGCGTGCTCGCCGCGCGAATACGCCGTGCGGCAGCAGCTTTTGCAGATGGCGCGCGCGCTGCGCTTCGGGCGCGTGGGGCTCCTGTACCGCGCGGTGGACACGTCGGCGTTCGTGTCGCACGCATGCGACGGCGAAGACGAAAACGATCGCGCCACGCAAGGCATGCACTGGCTCGCGATGCGCTTCGTCGAACAGGTGGACCGGCTGCGGCTGCGGCTGTCGGAAATCGAGCGGCAGTGGAATATCGAAGGCGCGCGGCCGCTCAACGACTGA
- a CDS encoding VOC family protein gives MHLDTYLFFNGDCAAALDLYRAAFGAQIIALIRFRDMPNGGDAPPEWQDKIMHAIFRVGQNDVMASDGRDEQPRKAYTGFTLSIVADDAAAGQRIFARLAEGGQVLTPWQSTFWTRGFGMLTDRFGVPWMVNVAVESEAKAA, from the coding sequence ATGCATCTGGATACCTATCTCTTTTTCAACGGCGACTGCGCGGCGGCGCTCGACCTCTATCGAGCCGCATTCGGCGCGCAGATCATCGCGCTGATTCGCTTCCGTGACATGCCGAACGGCGGCGACGCGCCGCCCGAGTGGCAGGACAAGATCATGCACGCGATTTTTCGCGTCGGTCAGAACGACGTCATGGCGTCCGATGGCCGCGACGAGCAGCCGCGCAAGGCCTACACCGGGTTCACGCTGTCGATCGTCGCCGATGACGCGGCAGCCGGCCAGCGCATTTTCGCCAGGCTCGCCGAAGGCGGACAGGTGCTCACGCCATGGCAATCCACCTTCTGGACGCGCGGCTTCGGCATGCTGACCGACCGCTTCGGCGTGCCGTGGATGGTCAACGTCGCCGTCGAGAGCGAAGCCAAGGCGGCCTGA
- the tal gene encoding transaldolase, with protein sequence MTSALDQLKQYTTVVADTGDFQQFVAFKPRDATTNPSLILKAVQKDDYKPLLEKTVKEHAKKPLPQIIDNLLVAFGTEILKIIPGRVSTEVDARLSFDTKGSIDKAHDIIKLYENAGIGRDRVLIKLASTWEGIRAAEVLQKEGIHCNMTLLFSLAQAVACAEAGAQLISPFVGRIYDWYKKSAGAEWDEAKNGGANDPGVQSVRRIYAYYKKFGYKTEVMGASFRTVNQITQLAGCDLLTISPDLLQKLADSNDTVERKLSPESAKNENVEKIAVDEPTFRFLLNDDAMATEKLAEGIRTFAADAVKLEKLITALQ encoded by the coding sequence ATGACATCCGCTCTCGACCAGCTCAAGCAATACACGACCGTCGTCGCCGACACGGGCGACTTCCAGCAATTCGTCGCGTTCAAGCCGCGCGACGCGACGACCAATCCGTCGCTGATCCTGAAGGCCGTCCAGAAGGACGACTACAAGCCGCTGCTCGAAAAGACCGTCAAGGAACACGCGAAGAAGCCGTTGCCGCAGATCATCGACAACCTGCTCGTCGCGTTCGGCACCGAAATCCTGAAGATCATTCCGGGCCGCGTGTCCACCGAAGTCGACGCACGCCTCTCGTTCGACACCAAAGGTTCGATCGACAAGGCGCACGACATCATCAAGCTGTATGAGAACGCGGGCATCGGCCGCGACCGCGTGCTGATCAAGCTCGCCTCGACGTGGGAAGGCATCCGCGCCGCCGAAGTGCTGCAGAAGGAAGGCATCCACTGCAACATGACGCTGCTGTTCTCGCTGGCGCAGGCCGTGGCGTGCGCGGAAGCCGGCGCGCAACTCATTTCGCCGTTCGTCGGCCGCATTTACGACTGGTACAAGAAGTCCGCCGGGGCCGAATGGGACGAAGCGAAGAACGGCGGCGCGAACGATCCGGGCGTGCAGTCGGTGCGGCGCATCTATGCGTACTACAAGAAGTTCGGCTACAAGACCGAAGTGATGGGCGCGAGCTTCCGCACGGTGAATCAGATCACCCAGCTCGCCGGTTGCGATTTGCTGACCATCAGTCCCGATCTCCTGCAAAAACTCGCCGACAGCAACGACACGGTCGAGCGCAAGCTTTCGCCGGAGTCGGCGAAGAACGAGAACGTGGAAAAGATCGCCGTCGACGAGCCGACTTTCCGCTTCCTGCTCAACGACGACGCCATGGCCACCGAAAAGCTCGCCGAAGGCATCCGCACCTTCGCCGCCGATGCAGTCAAGCTCGAGAAGCTGATCACCGCGCTGCAGTAA
- a CDS encoding benzoate/H(+) symporter BenE family transporter, with protein sequence MKVSPGAPTARVPLRPFADSSVSTIVAGFVAMMTGYTSSLVLMFQAGQAAHLTDAQISSWIWALSIGMAVCTIGLSLRYRAPIVVAWSTPGAALLVTSLPNVAYADAIGAFVVCALLLCAVGLTGWFDTLMKRIPAGIAAALLAGILFEIGIEIFRAAQYQTALVVVMFFTYLLAKRLAPRYAIPATLVAGVALAGALGLLDFSRFHVALAHPVFTMPSFSLSAAISIGVPLFIVAMASQNVPGIAVLRADGYTTPSAPLISATGIASLVLAPFGSHGVNLAAITAAICTGREAHENRDKRYTAALWCGIFYLIAGTFGATIAALFAAFPKALVVSVAALALFGSIMSGLTNAMQDARQREPALVTFMVTASGLTLLSIGPAFWGLIAGVATHLVLNARRT encoded by the coding sequence ATGAAAGTCTCTCCCGGCGCGCCGACTGCGCGCGTCCCGTTGCGCCCCTTCGCCGATTCCTCCGTCTCCACGATTGTCGCCGGCTTCGTCGCGATGATGACCGGCTACACCAGTTCCCTCGTGCTGATGTTCCAGGCGGGCCAGGCCGCGCATCTCACCGATGCGCAGATTTCCTCGTGGATCTGGGCGCTGTCCATCGGCATGGCGGTCTGCACGATCGGGCTGTCGCTGCGTTATCGCGCGCCGATCGTCGTCGCGTGGTCGACGCCGGGCGCGGCGCTGCTCGTCACGTCGTTGCCGAACGTGGCGTATGCGGACGCGATCGGCGCATTCGTCGTCTGCGCGCTGCTGCTCTGCGCCGTCGGCCTGACCGGCTGGTTCGATACGCTGATGAAGCGCATTCCCGCCGGCATCGCCGCCGCGCTGCTTGCGGGCATTCTGTTCGAGATCGGTATCGAGATCTTTCGCGCGGCGCAGTATCAGACGGCGCTCGTCGTCGTGATGTTCTTCACGTATCTCCTGGCCAAGCGGCTCGCGCCGCGCTATGCGATTCCCGCGACGCTCGTGGCCGGCGTCGCGCTCGCGGGCGCGCTCGGCCTGCTCGATTTCTCGCGCTTTCATGTGGCGCTCGCGCATCCCGTTTTCACGATGCCGAGCTTTTCTTTGTCGGCGGCAATCAGCATTGGCGTGCCGCTGTTCATCGTCGCGATGGCCTCGCAGAATGTGCCGGGCATCGCCGTGCTGCGCGCCGACGGCTACACGACGCCCTCCGCCCCGCTCATCTCGGCAACCGGCATCGCCTCGCTCGTGCTCGCGCCGTTCGGCTCGCACGGCGTGAATCTCGCCGCCATCACCGCCGCGATCTGCACCGGCCGCGAAGCCCATGAAAACCGCGACAAACGCTACACCGCGGCGCTCTGGTGCGGCATCTTCTATCTGATCGCGGGCACCTTCGGCGCGACCATCGCCGCGCTCTTTGCGGCCTTTCCGAAGGCGCTGGTCGTCTCGGTCGCGGCGCTGGCGCTGTTCGGCTCGATCATGAGCGGCCTCACCAACGCGATGCAGGACGCACGCCAGCGCGAACCCGCGCTGGTCACGTTCATGGTGACGGCCTCGGGTTTGACGCTGCTCTCGATCGGTCCGGCGTTCTGGGGGCTGATCGCGGGCGTCGCGACACATCTCGTCCTGAATGCGCGGCGAACCTGA
- a CDS encoding vWA domain-containing protein has protein sequence MLIDFFYSLRDAKLPVSVKEYLTLLEALKAQVISPSLDEFYFLARMTLVKDEKYFDKFDRAFGAYFRGVTQLPDEAFSVPLDWLKKRIERDFTPEEKKRIEALGGLDKLMERLKELMDEQKERHEGGNKWIGTGGTSPFGHGGYNPEGIRIGGESSGNRTAVKVWDERAYKDYDDQVEIGTRNIKVALRRLRRFAREGAAEELDLPDTIRSTAANAGWLDLKMVPERHNNVKVLMLLDVGGSMDDHIKRVEELFSAAKAEFKHLEFYYFHNCVYDYLWKNNRRRHAERTPTFDVLHKFTPDYKLIFVGDATMSPYEVMQPGGSVEYNNAEAGAVWLRRLADQFPHHAWLNPEPERLWEYRQSISAIRHVLGNRMYALTLAGLEAAMRALSK, from the coding sequence ATGCTGATCGACTTCTTCTACTCGCTGCGCGACGCGAAGCTGCCCGTTTCGGTGAAGGAATATCTGACCCTGCTCGAAGCACTGAAGGCGCAGGTGATTTCGCCGTCGCTCGACGAGTTCTACTTCCTCGCCCGCATGACGCTCGTGAAGGACGAGAAGTACTTCGACAAGTTCGATCGCGCGTTCGGCGCGTACTTCCGCGGCGTGACGCAGCTTCCCGACGAAGCGTTTTCCGTTCCGCTCGACTGGCTCAAAAAACGCATCGAGCGCGACTTCACGCCCGAGGAGAAGAAGCGCATCGAGGCGCTCGGCGGCCTCGACAAGCTGATGGAACGCCTCAAGGAACTGATGGACGAGCAGAAGGAACGTCACGAGGGCGGCAACAAGTGGATCGGCACCGGCGGCACGTCGCCGTTCGGACATGGCGGCTACAACCCGGAAGGCATTCGCATCGGCGGGGAATCGTCGGGGAACCGCACGGCGGTGAAAGTCTGGGACGAGCGCGCATACAAGGATTACGACGACCAGGTCGAAATCGGCACGCGCAACATCAAGGTCGCTTTGCGGCGTTTGCGTCGCTTCGCGCGTGAAGGCGCGGCCGAGGAACTCGATCTGCCCGACACCATTCGCAGCACGGCCGCCAACGCGGGCTGGCTCGACCTGAAGATGGTCCCCGAGCGCCACAACAACGTGAAGGTGCTGATGCTGCTCGATGTCGGCGGCTCGATGGACGATCACATCAAGCGCGTCGAAGAACTGTTTTCCGCCGCGAAGGCCGAATTCAAGCATCTGGAGTTCTACTACTTCCACAACTGCGTGTATGACTACCTGTGGAAGAACAACCGCCGCCGTCACGCCGAACGCACACCGACGTTCGACGTGCTGCACAAGTTCACGCCGGACTACAAGCTGATCTTCGTCGGCGACGCCACCATGAGTCCCTACGAAGTGATGCAGCCGGGCGGCTCCGTCGAGTACAACAACGCCGAGGCGGGCGCCGTGTGGCTGCGCCGTCTCGCGGACCAGTTTCCGCATCACGCGTGGCTCAATCCCGAGCCCGAGCGGCTATGGGAATACCGCCAGTCGATCTCGGCAATTCGCCACGTTCTCGGCAATCGCATGTATGCGCTCACGCTGGCAGGCCTCGAAGCCGCGATGCGCGCCCTGTCGAAATAA
- a CDS encoding GNAT family N-acetyltransferase: MSRWIEPVTLEGEHIKLVPLTLDHEAALAAAAADGELWKLWYTSVPAPGTTRAYIETALDMRDRLGAHPFAVIDPKTGDVVGSTRYFNVEAAHRRLEIGHTWYAKHVQRTALNTEAKLLLLGHAFERLNAIAVEFRTHFMNHQSRAAIARLGAKQDGILRNHQIGKDGAYRDTVVFSIIESEWPAVRTHLKHRLDR; encoded by the coding sequence ATGAGCCGCTGGATCGAACCCGTCACGCTCGAAGGCGAGCACATCAAGCTCGTCCCGCTCACCCTCGATCACGAAGCGGCGCTCGCCGCTGCCGCCGCCGACGGCGAGCTGTGGAAGCTGTGGTACACGAGCGTGCCCGCGCCGGGCACGACGCGCGCCTACATCGAGACGGCCCTCGACATGCGTGACCGGCTCGGCGCGCATCCGTTCGCCGTGATCGATCCGAAGACGGGCGACGTCGTCGGCTCGACGCGTTACTTCAATGTCGAGGCGGCGCATCGGCGTCTGGAAATCGGCCATACGTGGTACGCGAAGCACGTACAGCGCACCGCGCTCAACACCGAAGCCAAGCTGCTGCTGCTCGGCCATGCGTTCGAGCGGCTGAATGCAATCGCGGTGGAGTTCCGCACGCATTTCATGAACCATCAGTCGCGTGCGGCCATCGCGCGGCTCGGTGCCAAGCAGGACGGCATTCTGCGCAATCACCAGATCGGCAAAGACGGCGCGTATCGCGACACGGTCGTGTTCTCGATCATCGAATCGGAGTGGCCGGCCGTGCGCACGCATCTGAAGCACCGGCTCGACCGCTGA
- a CDS encoding AAA family ATPase has product MRFEGSSQYVATDDLKLAVNAAMTLQRPLLIKGEPGTGKTMLAEEVAGALGMPLLQWHIKSTTKAQQGLYEYDAVSRLRDSQLGDERVKDIRNYIVKGVLWQAFDSDEQTVLLIDEIDKADIEFPNDLLRELDRMEFYVYETRELVKAKHRPLVIITSNNEKELPDAFLRRCFFHYIKFPEAETMKAIVEVHFPGIKQDLLAAAMQSFFELRGVSGLKKKPSTSELLDWLKLLLAEDIPPEALRSQDQKQIVPPLHGALLKNEQDVALFERLLFMNRNHR; this is encoded by the coding sequence ATGCGTTTCGAAGGCTCATCGCAATACGTCGCAACCGACGATCTCAAACTCGCGGTGAACGCCGCGATGACGCTGCAACGGCCGCTGCTCATCAAAGGCGAACCCGGCACCGGCAAGACCATGCTCGCGGAGGAAGTAGCGGGCGCGCTCGGCATGCCGCTTCTGCAATGGCACATCAAGTCGACGACCAAAGCCCAGCAAGGCCTCTACGAATACGACGCGGTTTCGCGCCTGCGCGATTCGCAACTCGGCGACGAACGCGTCAAGGATATCCGCAATTACATCGTCAAGGGCGTGCTGTGGCAGGCGTTCGATTCGGACGAGCAAACGGTGCTGCTGATCGACGAGATCGACAAGGCGGACATCGAATTTCCGAACGATCTGCTGCGCGAACTCGACCGCATGGAGTTCTATGTCTACGAGACGCGCGAGCTCGTGAAGGCGAAGCATCGGCCGCTCGTGATCATCACGTCGAACAACGAAAAGGAATTGCCTGACGCCTTCTTGCGCCGCTGCTTCTTCCACTACATCAAGTTCCCCGAAGCGGAGACGATGAAAGCCATCGTCGAGGTGCATTTTCCGGGCATCAAGCAGGACCTGCTCGCCGCCGCCATGCAGAGCTTTTTCGAACTGCGCGGCGTGTCGGGGCTGAAGAAGAAGCCGTCCACGTCCGAACTGCTCGACTGGCTCAAGCTGCTGCTCGCCGAGGACATTCCGCCCGAAGCGCTGCGCTCGCAGGATCAGAAGCAGATCGTGCCGCCGCTGCATGGCGCGCTGCTGAAAAACGAACAGGACGTCGCGCTGTTCGAGCGGCTGCTGTTCATGAACCGCAATCATCGCTAA
- a CDS encoding c-type cytochrome, with protein sequence MNNFVGKCAVIAALSGLAGFATEASADVVGNAKAAEGKVAMCIGCHGIPGYRTAYPEVYEVPMLGGQNAQYIANALHAYKKGDRHFDTMRAIATTLSDQDIADIAAYYAAQTPQSKNNPDK encoded by the coding sequence ATGAACAATTTCGTCGGCAAATGTGCCGTGATTGCAGCGCTGTCGGGTCTCGCCGGCTTCGCGACCGAGGCGTCGGCCGATGTCGTCGGCAACGCGAAGGCGGCGGAAGGCAAGGTCGCGATGTGCATCGGCTGCCACGGCATCCCCGGCTATCGCACCGCGTACCCCGAGGTCTACGAAGTGCCGATGTTGGGCGGTCAGAACGCGCAGTACATCGCCAATGCGCTGCACGCGTACAAGAAGGGCGATCGTCATTTCGACACGATGCGCGCCATCGCAACGACGCTGTCGGATCAGGACATCGCCGATATCGCCGCGTACTACGCCGCGCAGACTCCCCAATCGAAGAACAATCCCGACAAGTGA
- a CDS encoding c-type cytochrome, whose product MKPSQALQHSFKTACAAAALIGMTAFGTAHAADAGNGKALSDSHNCAACHGPGLNKPVSGEYPRLAGQHATYIYWALRQYQIGGNNPNFGRNNAIMAAQVQSLSQSDLKDLAAYIESLDGSLVLKK is encoded by the coding sequence ATGAAGCCCTCTCAGGCACTTCAACACAGCTTCAAGACGGCATGCGCGGCAGCGGCGCTCATCGGCATGACGGCGTTCGGCACGGCGCACGCGGCCGACGCGGGCAACGGCAAGGCGCTCTCCGACAGCCACAACTGCGCGGCCTGCCACGGTCCCGGCCTCAACAAACCGGTGAGCGGGGAGTATCCGCGCCTCGCGGGCCAGCACGCCACCTATATCTACTGGGCGCTGCGCCAATATCAGATCGGCGGCAACAATCCGAACTTCGGACGCAACAACGCCATCATGGCGGCGCAGGTGCAGAGCCTGTCGCAAAGCGATCTGAAGGACCTCGCGGCTTACATCGAATCGCTCGACGGCAGTCTCGTGCTGAAGAAGTAG
- a CDS encoding DUF1841 family protein: MFNPSRDEVRQFFSETWRKERAGEILTPLESMAADWIGEHPEYHDALVDAGSREADYSPDRGQTNPFLHLSMHLAISEQLSIDQPPGIRRAHDRLVARLGSPHDAQHAIMDCLGEVIWDAQRTGTPPDTDAYLALIERRASRD, from the coding sequence ATGTTTAATCCCAGTCGCGACGAAGTGCGTCAGTTCTTTTCCGAAACCTGGCGTAAGGAGCGCGCCGGCGAAATTCTGACGCCACTTGAAAGCATGGCCGCCGACTGGATCGGCGAGCATCCCGAATATCACGACGCGCTTGTCGACGCCGGATCGCGCGAGGCCGACTATTCGCCGGATCGCGGCCAGACCAATCCGTTTCTGCATCTGTCGATGCATCTCGCAATCAGCGAGCAGTTGTCGATCGATCAACCGCCGGGCATCCGCCGCGCGCACGACCGGCTCGTCGCGCGTCTGGGCTCGCCGCACGATGCGCAGCACGCGATCATGGACTGCCTCGGGGAAGTCATCTGGGACGCGCAGCGCACAGGCACCCCGCCCGACACCGACGCCTATCTCGCGCTCATCGAGCGGCGTGCATCGCGCGACTGA
- the nth gene encoding endonuclease III, which yields MNAKKRYAIFETLQSLNPHPKTELEYTTPFELLIAVMLSAQATDVSVNKAMRKMFPVANTPAAVLALGEAGVSDYIRTIGLYRTKAKNVIATCRMLIDQYDGQVPDDREALEALPGVGRKTANVVLNTAFGHPTIAVDTHIFRVANRTGLAPGKDVRAVETALEKFTPKEFLRDAHHWLILHGRYVCRARVPECWHCAIEPLCEYRPKTPAPVE from the coding sequence ATGAACGCGAAAAAGCGCTACGCGATTTTCGAAACGCTGCAAAGCCTGAATCCGCATCCGAAGACCGAACTCGAATACACCACGCCCTTCGAACTGCTGATCGCCGTGATGCTCTCGGCACAAGCCACCGACGTCTCGGTCAACAAAGCGATGCGCAAGATGTTTCCCGTCGCCAATACGCCCGCGGCTGTGCTCGCGCTCGGCGAGGCGGGCGTGTCCGACTACATCCGCACGATCGGGCTGTATCGCACGAAGGCGAAGAACGTGATCGCGACGTGCCGCATGCTGATCGACCAGTACGACGGCCAGGTGCCCGACGATCGCGAGGCGCTCGAAGCGCTGCCGGGCGTCGGACGCAAGACAGCGAACGTCGTGCTGAATACGGCCTTCGGGCATCCGACGATTGCCGTCGATACGCACATCTTCCGCGTCGCCAATCGCACGGGCCTCGCGCCCGGCAAGGATGTGCGCGCAGTCGAAACGGCGCTGGAGAAGTTCACGCCGAAGGAATTCCTGCGCGACGCGCATCACTGGCTGATTCTGCACGGCCGCTATGTGTGCCGCGCGCGCGTGCCGGAGTGCTGGCATTGCGCAATCGAGCCGCTTTGCGAATATCGGCCGAAGACGCCCGCGCCGGTCGAATGA